The following is a genomic window from Shewanella avicenniae.
GCTAAGCCCCCACTGCTTAACCTGTGGCCAGATGCCATTATTTATTTCATTCGCCGCTGGCGAGCGCCATTCGCTCAGGATCAGTGCCAGCGCAAAAAACGACAGCCAAAAGCCGTTGCTCAATGGCGCCAGCGGATCAAACAACAGCACCAAAGCCAACGCCCACAATAATCGCTCCCAACTCGAACTCGCCCGCATGGTCAGTTGACTGACAACCACCACCACTAACATCAATAACGCCCGTTGTACCGGAATGCCCCAACCTGCCAACCAAGCATAAGCCGCCGCAATCGCGATGGCACTGAGATTGGCGAGAATGAAATTTCGGCGTGATTCCACCGGCCAGAATCGATTGAGCGCCCACTTCATCATCAGCAACAGATAGAGCGATACCACCGACAGGTGCAGCCCCGAAATCGCCACTAAATGGGCCGTACCACTATTGCGCAACTGCTGCCAACGCGCTGCACTAATCTCACTGCGCTCGCCCATGGTTAACGCCAGTAAGATGTCACGATGCGCAACGCCTTGCAGCTGCGCCTTAACCGATGCAAGCAGCCCCGCCCTTAACCCAGCAATCTCGGCAACTTTTTGCGCTGAAATAACATTGGCTCGCGCCTCAATATGCTGACTTAGCAACTGCCGTTGTTGATTAAAACCGCCTTGGTTCAACACCGACGAAAATGCTTTAGGCTTGAGTTCAAACTGCCAGATTTCACCAACTTGCGGCAGTAATTGCGACGCTTGTTTGGTGAGATCCCAACCCAATCGCCAACGTCGTAATGGTGCGTCAGAATCACCGTTGGCTAATTGCTGAACATCAAAACTAATCCAGTCGCCGTTTACAGAAACTAGTGATATGATTTCAGCCCTCACTGTGAGGGGTGTAGTATGTCCCCGGACAGATGATTGCTGTTCAACTGCGGCCGATGGCAGCAGCCAGTGGCAATATGCTGTTATCCATATTACGCCCACAAGCACGCCCGCTATCCCGGAGCAACCCCCTCGAAAGCGATGCTTGCAGTGCCAAAAGACACACAGGAGTAAAGCGCCTGCAATAATTGGCAACCATAATAACGGTATCATTGATGGCCAAACGATCGCGGAGATAATCGCGATGCCAAAGCCTGAGAGAAAAAGATTCATATCATTAGTAAAGACAGCAATCGAATCCTATGCCAAAAAAACTTCTTAAACGTCTCACACCAAATCCTGAAGTGCTGCGAGACCATAAATATCTACGCATCTTTGGTGGATTGCTCAACAATCCGAATTTATGGGCACTTACCCGCCGCTCAACGCCAGGGGCATTCGCAGTAGGATTATTTGCTGCTTGGGTACCTATGCCATTTCAAATGGTACTGGCTGCCGCATTAGCGATTGTATTTAACGTCAACTTGCCGGTATCGGTTGCCTTAGTGTGGATCACCAACCCAATCACCATGCCACCCATGTTTTATCTGGCGTATAAATTGGGTGCTATCATTCTGAACCATCCGCCAGAACCGTTTCATTTTGAAGCCACATGGAGCTGGCTAGAAACCTCATTTGCCAGTATTGCACCGCCATTTTTATTAGGCTGTTTTGTAATTGGAGTGGTCAGCTCCGCGCTCGGCTATTTTGTGGTGAAAGGCGCTTGGCAATATTCCATCTATCGCCATTGGCAAAAGAAGCGTCAACATCGCATTAATAAATAGCGCATCCCAAAACAGCGCTGCGAGTTGAAAACGAACAAAGAAAAAAACGTACACATGGATTTTCCGGGTGTACGTTTTTTGTTGTCGTGACATCCCGCATGTTCAACATTTCCACGCCCAATTCGCCCTAACGCTAATACAACAACCACTTATGGCGTCATTTGATTACCTTTGCCGCTATTCTCACTGCGGCGGTTGTCACCTTTTACCCGTTTCGATGCTACAATCGCGCCGTCAAAATTATCTATCAGCGGTGCTTGTTTATGAGTTTTTCCTCCCTAGGTCTTCAGTCTGCATTATTGGCTATCCTCGATAAACTTGGATATCAAACGCCAACGCCAATTCAGCATGCCGCTATTCCAGAAGTCCTAGCTGGTCACGATGTGATGGCGGGCGCACAAACTGGTACAGGTAAAACTGCCGCATTTGCCTTGCCGTTGATCCAGCGCCACCTCGCTCGCACTAACGCCGCAAACGCTATTCGAGTATTGGTGCTGACGCCAACACGGGAACTCGCGCAACAAGTCCATCAAAGCTTTGTGAATTACAGCGAAGGGCTTGGCCTCAAAGCCGTGGTTGCCTATGGCGGTGCGAGTATTAATCCTCAAATCGATGCATTAAACGCAGGTTGCGATGTATTAGTGGCGACGCCTGGCCGTTTGTTGGAACTGGCTATCAAAGAACTCATCGACCTAAGCACGTTGGAAACACTGGTACTGGATGAAGCCGATCGCATGTTGGACATGGGCTTTATCATTGATATCAAACGCATCCTTAAACGTCTGCCTGAAGCTCGGCAAACCCTGTTTTTCTCAGCCACCTTTAATGATGAGGTTTTTGCGCTTAGCAAAACCCTGCTTAAGCAACCAAAACTGATTGAAGTGGCACAGAGAAATGCGACTGCAGCACAAATTGAACAACGCTTTTACGAAGTGGATAGCCAACGAAAAGCCGCGTTATTGGCCTATCTGATTGGGTCTAAAAACTGGCAGCAGGTGCTGATTTTTACCCGCACCAAACAAACCGTCGATGAACTCGAAAAAGAGCTGCAAAAAGATGGTATCAGCACTGCGGGTATCCATGGCGACAAATCCCAAGGCGCTCGCGATCGTAGCTTAGCACAGTTCAAATCCGGCCAAGTGCGGGTGCTGGTTGCGACCGATGTTGCAGCTCGCGGCTTAGATATTGAACAGCTGCAATATGTGGTTAACTTTGAGCTGCCATACAACGCCGAAGACTATATTCATCGCATTGGTCGCACTGGCCGCGCAGGCCAAACCGGCACCGCGGTTTCGTTGGTGTCTGGTAAAGAAAAATACCTGTTCGAGGATGTGAAAAAGCTCACTGGCGAGCAATTTCTACTGCAATGGATGGAAGGGTTTGAGCCGAATCTGCTGGCACAGGAAGAACTCAGCAATAATAAGCGGCCACCATCTAAGAAAACCCTGCGCGCTAAAGCACTGGGTCAAAGTGGCAACAACAGAGCCAAAAGCGGTAAACCGCGCCGCCGTTATATTTGATAACGTGAAGCACCCGTAATAGAGGCTCAATTGCTCATTAATGAGTCTCTGCTTTTTCTATTTACACCTAAGCAAAGCACATTGGTAACTAACAAAGTTTAACTGTTTTTTACCAAGCAAATTAGACACTAATTTTTTGCGAATTGTCGTTCCAACGCAAACCTACATCACAAATTTTTATCAATCGTTATAATATGTTATTACCTATCTATGGCATAGTTCACTTGCTGTCACTCACTCTGTAAGCAGCTTGCCACATCAATCACTCAACTGCAGCACTCATCTGATACAGGATGTTCCCCCGTTATGCTCCAAGAACAACTTGATGCCATTCAATCCGTCATGGATAGTCGCGTGAAACGTATTATCAAGACCACACCATGGCCGTTAACCATAGCAACGTTTCTGGTGTTAATGATGGGCTATGCCATCTGGTATCTGTGGTGTTTAGCTGCGCTCGAACCGTTAATTAGCGCACCAGAGCAAGATATTCTGCCCACCTATGCTCCCGTGCATCTTGCGCTATTAACCGTGATGGCGACGTTACTGTTGTTTATCAGTTGCTTATCCACCAAAGCACAAGCATTACGCTACTGGCAGGTGTTGTTAGTGATGTTTTTCGGTGGCGGAATAATTGTGGCAGCACTGCCGTCAGTATGGGCCGTACTACTGCTCGTTGTGGCGGCATTCGTAGCTTTGGCATACTTTATCTGGCCGTGGCAACACTTCATCAAGCCGCTGCAATCCATCGAAAAAGATCCCGATATACTCATGTTTGCTTGTGTAAATTGCGCTAAGCAAATCATTAGTTTGCCGCATAATGAGATCCGCCCTCAGTGGCTTAATTTGCTACAAGAGATATTGGCACTGAGGCAGACCACACCGTTAAAAGCGCGGTTTGACGAGGTGGTATTAGACTTTTCAGTGCACTTTGCCCTGCTGTTTGGTGCACTCAGTTTTCGTCTAAGTTCATACGGTGAAAACGAGCAGCAGCTGTTAACCACATTTTTGGCGCAATATCCTGCGTTTGATAGCACCAAACGCATGACCTATAACCAAGTTGCCTACTATCGCAACGTTACCCTCAACTCTGCAGAAGCTGAAAGCTACCTGCGCATCATGGCATTAAAGTCTGGCTTAATC
Proteins encoded in this region:
- a CDS encoding DEAD/DEAH box helicase gives rise to the protein MSFSSLGLQSALLAILDKLGYQTPTPIQHAAIPEVLAGHDVMAGAQTGTGKTAAFALPLIQRHLARTNAANAIRVLVLTPTRELAQQVHQSFVNYSEGLGLKAVVAYGGASINPQIDALNAGCDVLVATPGRLLELAIKELIDLSTLETLVLDEADRMLDMGFIIDIKRILKRLPEARQTLFFSATFNDEVFALSKTLLKQPKLIEVAQRNATAAQIEQRFYEVDSQRKAALLAYLIGSKNWQQVLIFTRTKQTVDELEKELQKDGISTAGIHGDKSQGARDRSLAQFKSGQVRVLVATDVAARGLDIEQLQYVVNFELPYNAEDYIHRIGRTGRAGQTGTAVSLVSGKEKYLFEDVKKLTGEQFLLQWMEGFEPNLLAQEELSNNKRPPSKKTLRAKALGQSGNNRAKSGKPRRRYI
- a CDS encoding DUF2062 domain-containing protein — translated: MPKKLLKRLTPNPEVLRDHKYLRIFGGLLNNPNLWALTRRSTPGAFAVGLFAAWVPMPFQMVLAAALAIVFNVNLPVSVALVWITNPITMPPMFYLAYKLGAIILNHPPEPFHFEATWSWLETSFASIAPPFLLGCFVIGVVSSALGYFVVKGAWQYSIYRHWQKKRQHRINK